A DNA window from Christiangramia salexigens contains the following coding sequences:
- a CDS encoding TonB-dependent receptor, whose product MRKLLLLAMLLASATIFAQGTVTGTVMDSDMNGPLPGATVMVPGTNVGTTTDFDGKFSLKVDRASGKIEVSFVGYESKTLNFAVPTGGTQDLGEIVLSPDADALDEIVITTFSLAIDRKTPVAVSNISAAEIETKIGNQEFPEVLKSTPGVYANKAGGGFGDAELRMRGFEGENIAVMINGVPVNDMENGRVYWSNWAGLSDVTKRMQTQRGLGAAKVAVPSIGGTVNIVTKSTDAKKGGNIYAATGNDGYTKFGATVSTGLSENGLAATVSASKTTGDGYVNGTEFTGYSYFVNVAKKLGEDHELSFTAFGAPQRHGQRQNRHLIETYRESESGIKFNSDWGYLDGQVTHIEDNFYHKPQMSLNHYWDINEKTQLSTALYASFGTGGGGGWAGTNKFGLDSKYRDGYLQPVNLDLIVDENIERGAQGSETILRASRNDHNWYGGLSTLSTDLTDDIELLAGVDLRYYKGKHFQEVTDLLGGQYYYDDSNENDPVNLAQVGDKISYYNDGIVLWEGGFLQAEYAKNDLDVFISVAASNTSYKRIDYFNYLDSDPNQETDFYNFFGYSAKGGANYNFSNTSGVFANIGYFEKAPFFDAVFLNFVNDVNPDAENQKIFSTELGYTFRNSVLSANFNAYRTVWSDRSLIYSYNNPDGSLGVANILGVAALHQGLEFDFEYRPIDKLSITGFASLGDYTWKDDVTGVQIFDEEQELVEEINLYIGDTKVGGTPQTTAGLGFDYEFLADMRLRANYNYFADFYSDFDPVSRTSPDTPEVWELPDFGTLDVGLTYKFAVAGFDTTLNANVYNLTNTEYIANAQNGLGNNARTARVWYGFERTYTVGAKLNF is encoded by the coding sequence ATGAGGAAATTATTACTGCTAGCAATGCTATTGGCATCTGCTACAATTTTTGCTCAAGGAACAGTTACCGGTACGGTAATGGATTCTGACATGAATGGGCCACTACCCGGAGCTACTGTTATGGTACCCGGCACTAACGTAGGGACTACCACAGACTTTGACGGGAAATTTTCATTGAAAGTTGACCGTGCTTCGGGAAAGATCGAAGTAAGCTTTGTAGGTTATGAATCGAAAACATTAAACTTTGCAGTTCCAACCGGTGGAACTCAGGATTTGGGTGAAATCGTACTTTCTCCAGATGCAGATGCTTTAGATGAGATCGTAATTACTACTTTCTCCCTTGCTATAGATCGTAAGACACCTGTAGCAGTTTCTAACATTAGTGCAGCAGAGATCGAAACTAAGATCGGTAACCAGGAATTTCCTGAAGTTTTAAAATCTACACCGGGGGTTTATGCCAACAAAGCCGGAGGTGGTTTTGGTGATGCAGAGCTTCGTATGAGAGGTTTTGAAGGTGAGAACATTGCAGTAATGATCAATGGTGTTCCTGTTAACGACATGGAAAATGGACGTGTATACTGGAGTAACTGGGCTGGTCTTTCTGATGTTACAAAAAGAATGCAGACGCAAAGAGGACTTGGTGCAGCTAAAGTTGCAGTGCCTTCCATAGGTGGAACCGTTAATATCGTAACAAAATCTACCGATGCTAAAAAAGGTGGTAACATATATGCTGCTACCGGAAATGACGGTTATACCAAGTTTGGTGCTACCGTTTCTACCGGACTAAGCGAAAATGGTCTTGCTGCTACTGTTTCTGCTTCAAAAACAACCGGAGACGGATATGTAAATGGAACAGAATTTACAGGATACAGCTACTTCGTGAATGTTGCTAAAAAACTTGGTGAAGATCACGAACTTTCATTTACTGCTTTTGGTGCTCCACAAAGACATGGTCAGCGTCAAAACAGGCATCTAATAGAGACTTACCGCGAAAGTGAAAGCGGAATCAAATTTAACAGTGACTGGGGTTACCTTGATGGACAGGTTACTCATATTGAAGATAACTTCTACCACAAACCTCAAATGTCATTGAACCACTACTGGGATATCAATGAAAAGACTCAATTATCTACAGCACTTTATGCCTCTTTTGGTACAGGTGGTGGAGGCGGATGGGCCGGAACCAACAAATTTGGACTAGATTCAAAATATCGTGATGGATATCTGCAGCCGGTTAATCTTGACCTTATCGTAGATGAAAATATTGAAAGAGGAGCTCAGGGTTCTGAGACTATTCTACGAGCTTCAAGAAATGATCATAACTGGTATGGAGGACTGTCTACTTTGTCTACAGATCTTACGGATGACATCGAATTACTAGCCGGTGTAGATCTAAGATACTACAAAGGAAAGCACTTCCAGGAAGTAACAGATCTTTTAGGAGGTCAGTACTATTATGACGATTCTAATGAAAATGATCCTGTTAATCTTGCTCAGGTTGGAGATAAGATCAGTTATTATAATGATGGTATCGTTCTTTGGGAAGGTGGATTCCTTCAGGCTGAATATGCTAAAAATGATTTGGATGTATTTATCTCGGTTGCAGCTTCAAATACATCATACAAGAGAATTGATTATTTTAATTATCTTGATTCAGATCCAAATCAAGAAACTGATTTCTATAATTTCTTTGGATATTCTGCAAAAGGTGGAGCGAACTATAACTTCTCAAATACAAGTGGTGTATTTGCAAATATTGGATACTTCGAAAAAGCTCCTTTCTTCGATGCGGTTTTCCTAAATTTCGTAAACGACGTTAACCCTGATGCTGAAAATCAAAAGATCTTTAGTACTGAACTTGGATATACATTTAGAAACTCTGTATTAAGCGCTAATTTTAATGCTTATAGAACAGTATGGAGTGACAGATCACTTATCTATTCTTATAACAATCCTGATGGTTCTCTTGGTGTTGCAAACATTCTTGGAGTGGCTGCACTTCACCAGGGTCTGGAATTCGATTTTGAATACCGTCCAATAGATAAATTAAGTATTACAGGTTTTGCATCTTTAGGGGATTATACCTGGAAAGATGATGTTACAGGTGTACAGATCTTTGATGAAGAGCAGGAACTTGTAGAAGAAATTAATCTTTATATTGGAGATACTAAAGTTGGTGGTACTCCTCAAACTACTGCTGGTTTAGGTTTTGATTACGAATTCCTTGCAGATATGAGATTAAGAGCAAACTATAACTATTTTGCTGACTTCTATTCAGATTTTGATCCTGTTAGCAGAACAAGTCCTGATACTCCTGAAGTATGGGAACTACCTGATTTTGGAACTTTAGATGTAGGTTTAACTTATAAGTTCGCTGTAGCTGGATTTGACACTACATTGAACGCTAACGTTTATAACCTTACAAATACAGAATATATTGCTAATGCACAGAATGGTCTTGGAAACAATGCGCGTACCGCACGTGTATGGTACGGTTTCGAAAGAACATATACTGTAGGAGCAAAACTTAATTTCTAA
- a CDS encoding TonB-dependent receptor, with amino-acid sequence MKIKVTMAFVLMLIGISMNSQKTSITGRFADAFTEVPLPQVKVSIEGQFLEVYSESSGDFRLDLDDFISEDVILRIEKPGYILKRIPIHIETGQEKDLLVILLEPDLAFEQTHQNTISLSEAELLSEDSEFDNISGVLQSSRDVFQNAAAFDFSQTFFRPRGLSSDYGKILINGIEMNSFYDGKPQWSMWGGLNDVQRNQVFSVGLSSNDYQFGGIGGTTNIIMRASKYQRGGRISIAGSNRSYKGRLMATYASGEEDHNWFYAVSVGRRYADEAYIDGSVYDANSIFIAVEKLISNEHSLNFSAFYTPNFRGKSAPLTQEVFNLKGRTYNPYWGAQDGKIRNSRLREIRMPVFMLNHNWELSKALNLNTNLGFQFGEISNSRIDYGGTSLETVNGQSFYQGGGANPDPVYYQKLPSYFLRFEDNRNYEAAFLAQTDISQNGQIDWEKLYASNLIAKTSGLNSVYILAKDVNKERQISVNSILDWKLNNNMTVNSAVKYTQLQNQNFARVGDLLGGEKFLDIDVFALELGETPGVAVQNDLRNFNRLVEVDDSFKYNYEILAKEAEVFSQLLWTRRSWETYLAANLEWVSYQRNGLYQNGIFAENSWGKSKPAEFLNLGFKIGGIYKFSGKHNLEVNLGYLEKAPGIRNSFINPRQNNLLVTDLQSEKISTADISYRYRSPAINFRVSTYCTVINDATEVSYYFSDGLSGLEQGNTAAFVQEVLADIDKKYYGFELGAFSQVTPTIRVKAALGLGQYIYSNNPDLSLTSANFETKLNYEKAFLKNYHLPGGPQTAGQIGFEYRDPQFWWFGTTLNYFSRSFIDINPLSRTKNFRLDSDGLPLLDFDENAARELLKQEEFQDYFLVNLIGGKSWRIKDKYLGTFVSLNNIFNTLYKSGGFEQARNSNYRNLKLDLDRDLPLFGPKYWFGAGSSFFANLSLRF; translated from the coding sequence ATGAAAATAAAGGTAACGATGGCATTCGTGCTTATGCTTATTGGTATAAGTATGAATTCCCAGAAGACTAGCATTACGGGTCGTTTTGCTGATGCCTTTACCGAAGTGCCCTTACCACAGGTAAAAGTTTCAATCGAAGGTCAGTTTCTCGAAGTTTATTCAGAATCCTCCGGTGATTTCCGGCTGGACCTGGATGATTTTATATCCGAGGACGTTATACTTAGGATTGAGAAACCGGGATATATTTTAAAGCGAATTCCCATTCATATTGAAACTGGACAAGAAAAGGATCTATTGGTCATTTTGTTGGAACCCGATCTGGCTTTTGAGCAAACCCATCAAAATACTATTAGTTTATCTGAAGCAGAATTGCTCTCTGAGGATTCTGAATTCGACAATATTTCAGGAGTTCTTCAAAGCAGTAGGGATGTCTTTCAAAATGCCGCGGCCTTCGATTTTAGTCAGACCTTTTTTCGTCCGCGTGGTCTAAGTTCAGATTACGGCAAAATACTCATCAATGGCATCGAAATGAACAGCTTTTATGATGGTAAACCGCAATGGAGTATGTGGGGAGGTTTGAACGACGTTCAGAGAAACCAGGTGTTCTCTGTAGGTCTTTCTTCTAATGATTATCAATTTGGAGGAATAGGAGGGACGACAAATATTATAATGCGAGCTTCAAAATACCAAAGGGGAGGAAGGATTTCGATCGCGGGTTCAAACAGGAGTTATAAAGGCAGACTTATGGCCACCTATGCCTCGGGGGAAGAAGATCATAATTGGTTTTATGCAGTTTCAGTTGGGAGAAGATATGCCGATGAGGCCTATATTGATGGATCTGTATATGATGCAAATTCAATATTTATTGCTGTGGAAAAGCTCATCTCCAATGAGCACTCCCTGAACTTTTCAGCCTTCTATACACCTAATTTCCGAGGAAAATCGGCTCCCCTGACTCAGGAGGTTTTTAATTTAAAGGGTAGAACATATAATCCGTACTGGGGAGCGCAGGATGGGAAGATTAGGAACTCCAGACTTCGTGAGATCAGGATGCCGGTTTTTATGCTAAATCATAATTGGGAGCTATCAAAAGCCCTCAATTTGAATACAAATCTCGGCTTTCAATTTGGGGAAATATCAAATTCGCGAATTGACTACGGCGGCACAAGTCTGGAAACTGTAAATGGGCAGAGTTTTTACCAGGGTGGAGGAGCCAACCCCGATCCTGTTTATTATCAGAAATTGCCATCTTATTTTTTAAGGTTTGAAGATAACAGGAACTATGAGGCAGCTTTTCTGGCACAAACCGATATTAGTCAAAATGGCCAGATAGATTGGGAGAAATTATATGCTTCTAATTTAATTGCTAAAACGAGTGGTCTTAATAGTGTCTATATACTAGCAAAAGATGTAAATAAAGAACGGCAGATCTCGGTAAATTCCATTTTGGATTGGAAACTGAATAATAACATGACCGTAAATTCAGCTGTAAAATATACTCAACTTCAGAATCAAAATTTTGCCCGGGTGGGAGACTTATTGGGAGGAGAGAAGTTTTTGGATATAGATGTTTTTGCTTTGGAATTAGGAGAAACTCCGGGTGTTGCTGTACAAAATGATCTCCGGAATTTTAATCGCCTGGTGGAGGTGGATGATAGCTTCAAATATAATTATGAGATCCTTGCCAAAGAGGCTGAAGTATTTAGTCAGCTTTTATGGACCAGGAGGAGTTGGGAAACTTATTTGGCTGCAAATTTGGAATGGGTTTCTTATCAACGCAATGGGCTTTATCAAAATGGCATCTTTGCAGAGAATTCATGGGGGAAAAGTAAACCTGCAGAATTTCTTAATCTGGGTTTCAAGATTGGCGGGATCTATAAGTTTTCAGGCAAACACAATCTCGAGGTCAATCTGGGTTATCTGGAAAAAGCACCCGGCATTAGAAATTCATTCATAAACCCCAGGCAGAACAACCTGCTTGTTACAGATCTTCAATCTGAAAAGATAAGTACCGCAGATATCTCCTATAGATATCGTTCCCCTGCGATCAATTTTCGGGTAAGTACTTATTGTACCGTGATCAATGATGCTACAGAAGTCTCTTATTATTTTTCTGATGGACTCTCGGGATTGGAGCAGGGAAATACAGCAGCGTTTGTTCAGGAGGTTTTGGCAGATATTGATAAAAAGTACTACGGATTCGAGCTTGGTGCTTTCTCGCAAGTTACTCCAACCATCCGCGTAAAGGCTGCATTAGGACTCGGACAATATATCTACTCAAATAACCCTGATCTTAGCCTCACTTCTGCAAATTTTGAAACAAAACTGAATTATGAAAAAGCTTTTCTAAAAAATTATCATTTACCAGGAGGTCCTCAAACGGCTGGGCAAATTGGTTTTGAGTATCGGGATCCACAATTCTGGTGGTTTGGAACCACCTTAAATTATTTCTCCCGCTCTTTTATCGATATAAATCCGCTATCCAGAACAAAAAATTTCAGGCTTGATTCAGATGGCTTGCCCCTTTTAGATTTTGATGAGAATGCGGCCAGAGAATTATTGAAACAGGAAGAATTCCAGGACTATTTTTTAGTAAACCTGATTGGAGGGAAGTCCTGGAGAATAAAGGATAAATATCTCGGCACTTTTGTAAGCCTCAATAATATTTTTAATACGCTTTATAAGTCTGGAGGTTTTGAACAGGCTCGTAACTCGAATTACAGAAACCTTAAGCTTGATTTGGATAGGGACCTTCCTCTTTTTGGTCCCAAATACTGGTTTGGAGCAGGAAGCAGCTTTTTTGCAAATCTGTCTTTAAGGTTTTAA
- a CDS encoding Ig-like domain-containing protein, translating into MKKIIYLVSCLAMFGCSSEETPEPKPNPEPTEKNPSAVDDSFTAVENENKIISAEDILQNDTRVDNAIITDFDTETTKGGSVEDNRDGTYTYTPPSDFIGEDSFDYKLCVPGDSDRCSTASVKIQVSDAGSPVAVDDFYETSENTSYNINNYLDNDKLVDGASLLEIDTNGTSGSVEIKEDGTLRYSATNGFSGEDSFTYTICDEDETPSCSTATITITVLDEGNPVAADDEVVVEKNASNVVLANLLSNDDLTDDAVLTSVDASSSNATITLSNDGTITYSPASGYTGSDSFTYTICDDDNTCSEATVSVTIIDPVSFNLPASVEDYYADVTFSVDPGLLYSELSNHTNTQHTNRLEYFERHDYLYDADADLDDDTMVVLMYSGELRPDDEYQLGDLDDGETFNTEHIYPQSKLNTEESKNDMHLLRVVDVDVNSERLNYPFTDGSGEYKLVNGDSWYPGDDWRGDVARMVMYVNLSYGDSFDEVGSLELFLRWNREDPVSAFELQRNNVIEGAQGNRNPFIDNPYLATMIWGGDAAENRWE; encoded by the coding sequence ATGAAAAAAATTATTTATCTGGTGTCGTGTTTGGCTATGTTTGGCTGTAGTTCAGAAGAAACTCCGGAGCCAAAGCCTAATCCAGAGCCAACTGAAAAAAATCCTTCAGCAGTAGATGATTCCTTTACAGCTGTAGAGAATGAAAATAAAATCATTAGCGCAGAAGATATTCTTCAGAATGATACCAGAGTAGATAATGCCATCATTACCGATTTTGATACTGAAACAACTAAAGGCGGTTCGGTTGAGGATAACAGAGATGGAACTTATACCTATACACCTCCCTCAGATTTTATTGGAGAGGATAGTTTTGACTACAAATTATGTGTTCCGGGAGACTCCGACAGATGTTCTACGGCTAGTGTAAAAATTCAGGTATCGGATGCGGGTTCCCCTGTGGCAGTGGATGACTTCTACGAAACTTCCGAAAACACCTCTTATAACATCAACAACTATCTGGATAATGATAAATTGGTAGATGGAGCAAGCCTTTTAGAAATAGATACAAACGGCACCAGTGGTAGCGTAGAAATTAAGGAAGACGGGACTCTGAGATATTCAGCAACTAATGGTTTTTCTGGAGAGGATAGCTTTACGTATACTATTTGTGATGAAGATGAAACACCAAGTTGTTCAACTGCTACGATCACTATAACAGTTTTAGACGAAGGGAATCCAGTGGCCGCTGATGATGAAGTCGTTGTGGAAAAGAATGCTTCCAATGTTGTTCTGGCAAATCTGTTATCAAACGATGATCTAACCGATGATGCAGTACTAACCTCTGTAGATGCAAGTAGCTCAAATGCAACCATTACCTTAAGTAATGACGGAACCATCACTTATTCGCCTGCTTCAGGTTATACGGGATCAGATAGTTTTACATATACCATTTGTGATGATGATAATACTTGCTCAGAAGCAACTGTAAGTGTAACAATCATTGATCCTGTCAGTTTTAATCTGCCTGCTTCAGTAGAAGATTATTATGCCGATGTAACATTTTCTGTAGATCCGGGCCTTTTATATTCTGAACTTTCTAATCATACGAATACACAACATACCAATCGTCTGGAATATTTTGAGAGACACGATTATCTGTACGATGCAGATGCGGATCTAGATGACGATACTATGGTTGTGTTGATGTATTCTGGGGAACTTAGGCCAGATGATGAATATCAATTAGGTGATCTGGATGATGGAGAGACTTTTAATACAGAGCATATCTATCCGCAATCTAAATTGAATACTGAAGAGTCTAAAAACGATATGCACTTATTAAGAGTGGTAGACGTAGATGTTAACTCAGAAAGACTCAATTACCCGTTTACCGATGGAAGTGGTGAATATAAGCTTGTAAATGGGGATTCCTGGTATCCTGGAGATGACTGGAGAGGAGATGTTGCCCGAATGGTAATGTATGTAAACCTTAGCTATGGTGATTCTTTTGATGAAGTAGGTTCTTTAGAGTTATTTTTAAGATGGAATCGGGAAGACCCTGTTTCAGCCTTCGAATTACAACGTAATAATGTGATTGAAGGAGCACAGGGTAACCGAAACCCATTTATCGATAATCCATATTTGGCTACCATGATCTGGGGCGGCGATGCTGCGGAAAATCGTTGGGAATAA
- a CDS encoding endonuclease/exonuclease/phosphatase family protein — MNYRIRSIGRFLTIVSFQLVFILASGQIKKDYEVQSIAFYNVENLFDIFDNPETFDDDRTPSGKDVWNQDKYSRKLSGIGKVLSEIGRDVNPEPPSIIGLCEIENRAVLEDLIKEPALAPYSYKIVHFDSPDERGIDVALLYRAKYFTPLNSQPRRLILYEKDNPSKRDYTRDQLVVTGLLNNEEISFIVNHWPSRGGGEARSAYKREKAAILNKRIIDSLFKINPETKIISMGDFNDDPTNNSFKKILKTKSSTKDILASELYNPMENMMKKGAGSLAYRDSWNLFDQFYMTGNLVNYNHEGYQFYHAGIFNKAYLITQSGQFKGYPLRTYGYSGYEGGYSDHFPVYIYLIREK, encoded by the coding sequence TTGAATTATCGGATTAGATCTATTGGCAGATTTTTAACCATTGTTAGCTTTCAGTTAGTCTTCATTTTAGCCAGTGGCCAGATAAAAAAAGACTACGAAGTCCAGAGCATTGCTTTTTATAATGTGGAAAATCTTTTTGACATCTTTGATAATCCGGAAACCTTTGATGATGATCGCACCCCATCCGGAAAAGACGTATGGAACCAGGATAAGTATTCCCGGAAGCTCTCTGGTATAGGCAAGGTTTTATCTGAAATTGGCAGAGACGTTAATCCGGAACCACCTTCAATAATCGGCTTATGTGAAATCGAAAATCGGGCTGTCCTGGAAGATCTGATTAAAGAACCTGCACTGGCACCATATAGTTATAAAATAGTTCATTTTGACTCTCCAGATGAACGAGGCATAGATGTCGCATTGCTCTACCGGGCAAAATATTTTACACCTCTGAATTCACAACCCCGCAGACTGATCTTATATGAAAAAGACAATCCTTCAAAAAGAGACTATACCCGTGATCAACTTGTAGTAACCGGGCTTTTGAACAATGAAGAAATATCTTTTATAGTTAATCACTGGCCCTCACGAGGTGGTGGCGAGGCCCGAAGCGCTTATAAACGGGAGAAAGCAGCTATCTTGAATAAGCGAATTATAGATTCCTTATTCAAAATTAACCCGGAGACTAAGATAATAAGCATGGGTGACTTCAACGATGATCCTACAAATAACAGTTTCAAAAAAATATTAAAGACCAAGAGCAGTACTAAAGATATTCTTGCATCAGAATTATATAATCCCATGGAGAACATGATGAAAAAAGGTGCCGGAAGCCTTGCTTACCGGGACTCCTGGAATTTGTTCGACCAGTTTTATATGACCGGAAATCTGGTGAATTATAACCATGAAGGTTATCAATTCTATCACGCGGGTATATTTAACAAAGCCTATTTAATTACTCAATCAGGTCAGTTTAAAGGATATCCCTTAAGAACCTACGGATACTCGGGATATGAAGGCGGTTACAGCGATCATTTTCCAGTTTATATCTATCTTATCAGGGAAAAATAA
- the pgi gene encoding glucose-6-phosphate isomerase — MKNINPTGTKAWKELEKHFKEIENEHMRDMFKNDEERAEKFNIQWEDFYLDYSKNRFNEKTRDLLMQLAEECELKEAINSYFSGVSINQTENRPVLHTALRSAKDSEVNVEGANVIPEVEEVKTKIRNFSEEIIGGDRKGYTGKAFTDVVNIGIGGSDLGPVMVTDSLRYYKNHLNLHFISNVDGDHVHDTIQDLNPETTLFVIVSKTFTTMETISNATTVREWFLKSVPEEEVSKHFVAVSTNLEEVESFGIARENIFPMWDWVGGRFSLWSAVGLSISLAIGYENFQSLLQGAHKMDVHFRDSEFENNLPVQLAMLSIWYNNFFRAESEAVIPYTQYLDKFPSYLQQAIMESNGKSIDRNGDKVNYETGTIIWGEPGTNSQHAFFQLIHQGTKLIPADFIGFKKSLFGDKDHHDKLMANYFAQTEALLNGKSEAEVEEDLKNKGLSQEEIDKIKAFKVFEGNKPTNTILVDKLTPESMGKLIALYEHKIFVQGVIWNIFSYDQWGVELGKQLANKILEEFATKEVVNHDSSTKKLLKFYIQN, encoded by the coding sequence ATGAAAAATATAAATCCGACCGGGACTAAAGCCTGGAAAGAACTGGAAAAGCATTTTAAGGAAATAGAAAACGAACATATGCGAGATATGTTCAAAAATGATGAGGAGCGCGCTGAAAAGTTCAATATTCAGTGGGAGGATTTCTATTTAGATTATAGTAAGAACAGGTTCAACGAAAAGACGCGTGATCTTTTAATGCAGCTTGCTGAAGAATGTGAACTTAAGGAGGCTATTAATAGCTATTTTTCGGGTGTTTCCATCAATCAAACTGAGAACAGACCTGTATTACATACCGCGCTTCGTTCAGCTAAGGATTCTGAGGTAAATGTTGAGGGAGCCAATGTCATCCCTGAAGTTGAAGAGGTGAAAACAAAGATCAGGAACTTTAGTGAAGAGATTATAGGCGGAGACCGTAAAGGTTATACGGGGAAAGCATTTACCGATGTGGTTAATATCGGTATTGGAGGCTCTGACCTTGGGCCGGTAATGGTAACCGACAGTTTAAGATACTATAAAAATCATCTGAACCTTCATTTTATATCTAATGTAGATGGAGATCATGTTCACGATACCATACAGGATCTTAATCCCGAAACAACATTATTCGTTATAGTTTCCAAAACCTTTACTACTATGGAGACCATTTCCAACGCGACTACGGTAAGGGAGTGGTTTTTAAAATCTGTGCCGGAAGAAGAAGTGTCCAAACATTTTGTGGCTGTTTCTACAAATTTGGAAGAAGTTGAATCTTTCGGAATTGCCCGTGAAAATATCTTCCCGATGTGGGATTGGGTTGGAGGTCGTTTCTCTCTATGGAGTGCTGTTGGGCTTTCTATAAGTTTGGCTATAGGTTACGAGAACTTTCAGTCTTTGTTGCAAGGCGCTCATAAAATGGATGTTCATTTTAGGGACTCAGAATTCGAGAATAATTTACCTGTACAATTAGCAATGCTAAGTATTTGGTATAATAACTTTTTTAGAGCAGAAAGTGAAGCTGTGATCCCTTATACCCAATATCTGGATAAATTTCCATCTTACCTTCAGCAGGCGATAATGGAAAGTAATGGTAAAAGTATAGACAGAAATGGTGATAAGGTGAATTATGAAACTGGTACTATTATCTGGGGGGAGCCCGGAACTAATTCACAGCATGCATTTTTCCAACTAATTCATCAGGGAACTAAACTTATTCCAGCCGATTTCATTGGTTTTAAAAAGTCCCTGTTTGGAGATAAGGATCATCATGATAAGTTAATGGCCAATTATTTTGCACAAACCGAAGCTTTGTTGAATGGAAAGAGCGAAGCCGAGGTGGAGGAAGATCTCAAAAATAAGGGGCTTAGCCAGGAGGAAATCGATAAGATAAAAGCATTTAAAGTATTTGAAGGTAATAAACCTACAAATACAATTTTAGTAGATAAATTAACTCCGGAGAGTATGGGGAAGCTTATCGCTTTATATGAGCATAAGATCTTTGTTCAGGGAGTAATCTGGAATATTTTTAGTTATGATCAATGGGGTGTGGAATTAGGAAAGCAACTTGCTAACAAAATACTTGAGGAATTCGCAACGAAAGAGGTGGTTAACCATGATTCTTCTACTAAAAAACTATTAAAATTTTACATTCAGAATTAA